The Gossypium hirsutum isolate 1008001.06 chromosome D07, Gossypium_hirsutum_v2.1, whole genome shotgun sequence genome includes the window TGGGCTTTCGATTCCCTCAACTGTCAAAGGTTTAGCTCAAGCTCAACAGCCAAAtccaaaccctaaccctaatccagtgaagaagaaaagaaattttcCTGGAACACCAGGCAAGTTTATGTAATATCAAGTTATCACTATTATTAACTTTTAGAAGTGTATTTTCTTGATGGATTTTTGTTGAATTAAGCAGATCCAGATGCAGAGGTTATAGCTTTGTCCCCAAAATCTCTCATGGCGACCAACAGATTCCTCTGTGAAATTTGCAACAAAGGTTTCCAAAGGGACCAGAATTTACAACTCCATAGGAGAGGTCACAATCTGCCATGGAAGCTGAAGCAAAGAACAAACAAAGAAGTTAGAAAGAAAGTTTACATCTGCCCTGAAAAGACCTGCGTTCACCATGACCCATCCAGAGCTCTAGGAGACCTCACTGGCATCAAGAAGCACTTCAGCCGGAAACACGGCGAGAAGAAATGGAAGTGTGAGAAATGTTCCAAGAAATACGCAGTTCAGTCGGACTGGAAAGCTCACAGTAAGATTTGTGGCACTCGAGAGTATAGATGTGACTGTGGAACTCTCTTTTCCAGGTAACTCCAAATGCTTATATATAGTTTATGGGGAATTTCGTATGATAATTAGTTTGTTGAAGTATTTAATGAGGTCTGACCCTAAAATGGCTGCTCTTAATTAACGATTCGACAAGGGTTTTTATTAGTTGCTTTCTTTTTATATCATACAGGAAGGACAGCTTCATAACTCATAGAGCTTTCTGCGATGCTTTAGCTGAAGAAAGTGCGAGATTCACCTCGGTTTCAACGAATGTTAACCCAGCGGCAGCATCCTTTAGAAATGATTTGATACATGGGGCCAATAACAATGGGATGCACCAATTTTCATCAGGGTTTAGGCCAGAGTTCGGTGGTTTAGAGCTAGTCGACAACCTCAACTCAAATGGGCAAAAGCCAAGGCTACAGTTATGGCTTGACGAAGCTAATTCTCAAGTTAACCCATTTGGTATCCCCAGTAATGCAAACGCTTTCTTAGCACCAAAATCTACAAGCTTTCCTGACTTGGGAATGGCACCAATGAACATGTTTGGATCACTGACTACACAATGGCTCGGCAAGTACCCAGAAGATGCATCATTTGCAGGTGCAAACCTCAACATGTCAGCATTGCGACATGGACCAAAACAAGAAGAAGAGAACAAGGGAGATTTGTCTGAATCCATAACATCTTTGTATTCCAACAATAGTCTCCAACAACAAAACTACACTCACATGTCAGCCACTGCACTCTTGCAAAAAGCAGCCCAGATGGGATCTACAAGAAACAACCCAGCAATTAATAACAGTGGCTTTGGGTTAATGAGCTCCAACACTTACGACCAAAACAAGAACCATGTTTACAAGCTATTCAAGCGAGCAAACGACCAATCTGACAACATAAACGAATTAGTGAGTTCACTGTCCTCAAATCAAGCAACCATTGTGAAAGACGGGTCTGCATTAGATGATTTAAAGTCGAGCTCATTTGTTAGAAACGCCAGCAGCAAAGGAAAACAAGGTGGCCAAGCGGTTGTACTTGCATCGAAGCTGAATAACACAAATTCAAATGAAGTTGAATTGAGCTTAACCAGGGATTTTCTTGGTGTGGGAGGTGAATCAAGCAGACCGTTgttgcaacaagggctagccaAGTTTGCTTCAATGGGTTCCATTCACCCATGGAGTTGATTTAGAGTAGTGGACACTCACACCATGTAAATCAAACAACGAGTCATGGACTGGGAAATGGAGTCTTGTGAAAGGTGATGGGGGGCCACTGACTGCGGTGGTggaagagactgaagagaaaaaGAGACTTGGCAGTGGTTTGGGCCCTCCATGCACGTAGATTTTTCACCGTTTTTATTACTACTATAGTTCCTGTgtttttttctttcaactttcATTAATTTGCACCGTCTTTTCATCCCTTCTACTGTGACGGCTATGACAAATTTCCTAGCTGGACTCCAAATAAAATCAGACAATTACCTATGTTTTCAGCCTCTATGACTGACCTTTCTTCTATGTCAAATTGTTCAACTCAATCAATACCCacttttctttgctttttctcAAATACCCACTTTTCCTTCGTGTCgtgcatgaaaaaaaaaattgttttgcaATTTGCATGAGGTGATGAAAAATACAAGAGAATATTGTATATGTAGAAATAATATTACTGAAAGGGgtgattatatttttaagaaaattatcttttattaattgtAAAACCAACACCAAAAATACTTTTGTCATAAAAAAAATGGTGGTATTAGCAGTAGCGAAAATTCACTGTTTAGCATTTTTATAATTAggttaaattttattgatttaatttttttctcccaAATTATAATGTTGAGAGGGTAAAAATATTTTGtctaattttataaatgaaattaaaaatttattatatatgttttattttagattatttatttttattttatttttaatataatttatagatTTTAAGTATATTTATCGGAATAGGCACGTTTTCTCCTCTCTCTACGATCAGGTTTTTTTAAGGGTTTGGGTTAGGGTTTTGTTAGggttattttttaaagtttagggtATTTTAGGGTAGCAAAtgaattttagggttttgttagggtttaggatttaatgGAAGGCCGATTTATTTGTATTTGTGTTTGAGGTAGACATTGTGATAGCTCAAAGATATATGTAAGTTGATGGTGATGCGATAGCGCTCGGAGACCCATACATTTCACTTGTTGCGTCGGGATGGAACCATTGCTTTAGAGGCCCATCATATTGCAACTCGGGCCTTAAGTTCACGGTGCATATACTATCATGGGTTGAAGTATAAGTAGGGCTCTTAGTTGATGGATGTTAATGTAGGGTAACTGTTTGGAGTATAACTTGGGAATCCACTGACAGTGATTATGTGGTCACGAGTTCAAGTTCCACCTCACCAGAAAAGTAATTTGTAAACCCGATATAGAAGTTTGAGTGATAATGTAAGGAAAAAGTCAAAAGCTTTCCAGTATAACAAACTTATTTTTTTCTCCGTTTTTACCAAAAGCAGGATCCGTAACCTCTCTATTGTCCGAAATAGTGATAAAGTTGGTTTTGGTAGAAAGAAGCTGGAGATCGATTTAGGGCGACAGCGATAGTTGGAGGTCAAGTCAAGATGACAATAGTTGTAGTTATTAGTTAGTGATTTAATCACAACAACCATTGTCAAGTCAAAACAACCTCCAACTTTTGTCTAATACGACAGTCGCTCGCCCCCTAACAATGCACTTGGCCCCATCTTTTTCACTGGTTTTGAATAAGAGGGAGGTCGACTATGTTGCCTTTGGTggtgatggagaaaaagaatATGTAGATTATACTAGAAAGCCCCTGAGTTTTTCTCGACAATTATGATCTCAAACTTATGTATCAATTCTATAAAGCATCCACTTCTGGTTAAGCAAAACTTTAACCAGTGACCGCATAACCACCGTCAAGTGGGCTCTCAAGTCATATTCCAAGCTGTGACTGCACATTAAAATTTGTCAACTAAGACTTGTAGTTAGACTACAACCCGAGACTGTATAAGTACCGAAAACTCGGAGC containing:
- the LOC107954352 gene encoding zinc finger protein BALDIBIS, which translates into the protein MLSQDGLSIPSTVKGLAQAQQPNPNPNPNPVKKKRNFPGTPDPDAEVIALSPKSLMATNRFLCEICNKGFQRDQNLQLHRRGHNLPWKLKQRTNKEVRKKVYICPEKTCVHHDPSRALGDLTGIKKHFSRKHGEKKWKCEKCSKKYAVQSDWKAHSKICGTREYRCDCGTLFSRKDSFITHRAFCDALAEESARFTSVSTNVNPAAASFRNDLIHGANNNGMHQFSSGFRPEFGGLELVDNLNSNGQKPRLQLWLDEANSQVNPFGIPSNANAFLAPKSTSFPDLGMAPMNMFGSLTTQWLGKYPEDASFAGANLNMSALRHGPKQEEENKGDLSESITSLYSNNSLQQQNYTHMSATALLQKAAQMGSTRNNPAINNSGFGLMSSNTYDQNKNHVYKLFKRANDQSDNINELVSSLSSNQATIVKDGSALDDLKSSSFVRNASSKGKQGGQAVVLASKLNNTNSNEVELSLTRDFLGVGGESSRPLLQQGLAKFASMGSIHPWS